One Denticeps clupeoides chromosome 10, fDenClu1.1, whole genome shotgun sequence genomic window carries:
- the mov10b.2 gene encoding putative helicase mov-10-B.2, with the protein MPASLKKSRQVGLDFMEYLSETDRRSVPMSKNELRDVYNAEFRNRNEKDPNFSNVLYALTRSNKARLSRGSVHFNQRVRLLDQWRRPRRQNQPPVASPPPSSPPPSSSLTVPDSGVRARRKLAAEILQKLQKDKAGFTADKEGIKIQSDRELVDGTLRFSVNTVNTYEIKLFVENTGVTTLLFTYYSPLHWLQSFYLEDDQKVTRANPLALSPGEQYEIRVKFKSTQVGVYPATVAFEFKPAPTSPPFYIVRFIEAEHRTGLSEELAPVAPFKPCRINSNEPPYVSMDEGDPPPSMAVQNLRVVVPLEQYNIPPHINDLVMFMNSGKGSQDNLNTLKSLLESPLTFQNYTERFQLLLHLEEVQMHVDIKRYDMEDVPMERDPRNKRFLLLHVPGVAENRPSVLRGDHIWVTKWKERHLNPVPKYKGFVHRVELEQVQLSFGKMLLDGFIDKMKFNVEFTVNRLPMRLQHRAVQLAVRHNLQEVLFPTVSKVLAPISMPSLRLFDMKLERNDEQKIAVQNIVAGVSKPAPYLVFGPPGTGKTVTIVEAIKQLERTLTSTHILACAPSNSASDLLCEKVLEHVDPHKVYRLYASSRDPKTIPEALKDNCNLVDEDFVFPCKEVLMEYKILVTTVVTAGRLVSGGLPKNHFSHIFVDEAGHAVEPETIIGVAGLLGAEEGLLVLAGDPKQLGPILRSPFSKRHGLETSLLERLMKHNPLYQKDGMGKYNSRYVTKLLLNYRSHKDILKIPNELFYEGELVPSADEIATSLYCNWEHLPKRGFPLIFHGVTGKDEREGNSPSFFNRYEIEIVVDYLKKLLQSQGKKGTSRISPKEIGIIAPYRKQVEKIRQAIRQSDKELRNFMNIKELKVGSVEEFQGQERRVIIVSAVRSNGEFIKLDEEFNIGFLKNEKRFNVAMTRAKALLIVVGNPIILKTDKTWGRFLEYCTSESGYRGYDYASVEDAEDVVERLVALSIRSEVVATAESAVQQYLDPEWRNEQ; encoded by the exons GTGAGACTGCTGGACCAGTGGAGGAGACCCCGCCGTCAGAACCAGCCCCCTGTTGCATCACCACCACCTTCAAGTCCTCCACCTTCCTCCTCTCTGACTGTGCCTGACAGTGGTGTGAGGGCGAGGAGAAAGCTGGCTGCTGAAATTCTCCAAAAGCTACAGAAGGACAA GGCTGGATTCACTGCCGATAAGGAAGGAATAAAGATCCAGTCCGACCGCGAGCTGGTGGATGGCACCCTCCGCTTCAGCGTGAATACGGTGAACACCTACGAGATCAAGCTGTTTGTTGAGAACACTGGGGTCACCACCTTGCTCTTCACCTACTACTCACCCCTGCACTGGCTGCAGAGTTTCTATCTGGAGGATGACCAGAAAGTCACGAGGGCCAATCCTCTGGCTCTCTCTCCTG GCGAACAGTATGAGATTAGGGTCAAGTTCAAGTCAACCCAAGTTGGGGTCTACCCAGCTACAGTGGCTTTTGAGTTCAAGCCGGCGCCGACATCACCGCCCTTCTACATTGTGCGCTTTATTGAAGCTGAGCACAGGACTGGCCTTTCAGAGGAGCTGGCCCCTGTGGCCCCCTTCAAACCCTGCAGGATCAACAGCAATGAACCTCCATATGTCTCCATGGATGAAGGAGACCCACCACCCAG TATGGCAGTGCAGAATCTAAGAGTGGTGGTCCCACTAGAACAGTACAACATTCCACCTCACATCAATGACCTGGTGATGTTCATGAATAGCGGTAAAGGCTCACAAGACAACCTCAACACTTTAAA GTCCCTCCTGGAGTCTCCTCTCACCTTCCAGAACTACACAGAGCGCTTCCAGCTCCTGCTCCACCTGGAAGAGGTTCAGATGCACGTGGACATTAAGAGATATGACATGGAGGACGTGCCCATGGAGCGGGACCCCCGTAATAAGAGGTTTCTGCTTCTTCAC GTCCCTGGCGTGGCAGAGAACCGCCCATCTGTGCTGAGAGGGGATCACATTTGGGTCACTAAGTGGAAAGAGCGCCATTTAAACCCAGTGCCCAAGTACAAGGGTTTTGTGCACCGGGTTGAATTGGAGCAGGTGCAGCTCAGCTTCGGCAAAAT GCTGCTGGACGGCTTCATTGACAAAATGAAGTTCAACGTGGAGTTCACCGTGAACCGCCTTCCCATGAGGCTACAGCACAGAGCCGTGCAACTCGCTGTCCGGCACAACCTGCAGGAAGTGCTGTTCCCTACGGTGTCAAAGGTCCTGGCCCCCATCTCAATGCCCAGTTTAAG GCTATTTGACATGAAACTTGAAAGAAACGACGAGCAGAAAATTGCTGTGCAGAACATTGTTGCCGGGGTGTCCAAGCCTGCCCCATACTTGGTGTTCGGCCCCCCAGGAACCGGCAAAACTGTCACCATAGTAGAGGCAATCAAGCAG CTGGAGAGGACCCTGACATCCACCCACATCTTGGCTTGTGCGCCCTCTAACAGCGCATCTGACCTGCTCTGTGAGAAGGTCCTGGAACATGTGGACCCGCACAAGGTGTACCGTCTGTATGCAAGCAGCAGAGACCCTAAAACCATACCGGAGGCCCTAAAG GACAACTGCAATTTGGTGGATGAGGATTTTGTATTTCCATGCAAAGAGGTGCTGATGGAGTACAAAATTCTGGTTACGACAGTGGTGACGGCTGGCCG GCTGGTCAGTGGAGGGCTGCCTAAAAACCACTTCAGTCACATCTTTGTGGACGAGGCTGGGCACGCTGTAGAGCCTGAGACAATCATTGGGGTGGCAG GGCTATTAGGTGCTGAGGAGGGACTGTTGGTGCTGGCTGGGGATCCCAAGCAGTTGGGCCCCATTCTGAGGTCACCATTTTCCAAAAGACATGGCCTGG AGACTTCCTTACTGGAGAGGCTGATGAAGCACAATCCTCTGTACCAGAAGGATGGAATGGGGAAGTACAACAGCCGCTATGTTACCAAACTACTGCTCAACTACCG ATCTCACAAGGACATCCTGAAGATTCCCAACGAGCTGTTTTACGAAGGGGAGCTGGTGCCGAGTGCCGATGAGATCGCCACCAGTTTGTACTGCAACTGGGAGCATCTTCCCAAGAGA GGATTCCCTCTGATTTTCCATGGTGTGACCGGAAAAGATGAGAGAGAGGGTAACAGTCCATCGTTTTTTAACCGCTACGAAATCGAGATCGTTGTTGACTACCTGAAGAAGCTGCTGCAATCTCAGGGCAAGAAGGGGACATCCAGAATTTCACCAAAGGAGATCGGCATCATAGCCCCCTACAGGAAACAG gTTGAGAAAATCAGACAAGCCATTAGACAGAGCGATAAAGAGCTTAGAAACTTCATGAACATTAAAGAGCTGAAG GTGGGCTCTGTTGAGGAGTTCCAAGGCCAGGAGCGTCGGGTGATCATCGTTTCAGCCGTGCGCAGCAATGGCGAGTTCATCAAGCTGGATGAGGAATTCAACATTGGATTTCTAAAGAATGAGAAG aggTTCAATGTGGCCATGACTCGTGCAAAAGCCCTTCTGATTGTGGTGGGAAACCCCATAATCCTCAAAACAGACAAAACCTGGGGACG TTTCCTTGAATACTGCACATCAGAATCAGGATACAGAGGCTACGACTATGCCAGTGTGGAGGATGCTGAGGATGTGGTGGAACGTTTAGTTGCCCTCAGCATTCGGTCAGAAG TAGTGGCAACAGCAGAGAGCGCTGTTCAGCAATATCTGGACCCAGAGTGGAGGAATGAGCAGTAA
- the rhocb gene encoding rho-related GTP-binding protein RhoA-D, translating to MAAIRKKLVIVGDGACGKTCLLIVFSKDQFPEVYVPTVFENYIADIEVDAKQVELALWDTAGQEDYDRLRPLSYPDTDVILMCFSIDSPDSLENIPEKWTPEVKHFCPNVPIILVGNKKDLRNDEHTRRELAKMKQEPVKPEEGRDMANRINAFGYLECSAKTKDGVREVFEMATRAALQVRKRKKRSGCLLL from the exons ATGGCAGCAATCCGTAAGAAGCTGGTGATCGTGGGCGATGGCGCTTGTGGGAAAACCTGCCTGCTCATTGTCTTCAGCAAAGACCAGTTCCCAGAAGTCTACGTGCCTACGGTGTTCGAGAACTACATCGCTGACATTGAGGTGGACGCTAAACAG GTGGAACTGGCCCTTTGGGACACTGCAGGTCAGGAAGATTATGACCGGTTGAGGCCACTCTCCTATCCCGACACAGATGTTATCCTGATGTGCTTCTCCATAGACAGTCCGGACAGTTTGG AGAATATTCCTGAAAAGTGGACTCCAGAGGTGAAGCACTTTTGTCCCAATGTTCCAATCATCCTCGTGGGAAATAAGAAGGACTTGCGGAATGATGAGCACACAAGGAGAGAACTGGCCAAGATGAAGCAG GAGCCAGTAAAACCAGAAGAAGGCCGGGACATGGCCAACCGAATCAATGCCTTCGGCTACCTGGAGTGTTCCGCCAAGACCAAGGATGGTGTGAGGGAGGTCTTTGAGATGGCCACCAGGGCGGCGCTGCAGGTGCGCAAGCGCAAGAAGAGGAGCGGCTGCCTGCTGTTGTGA